In one Zobellia galactanivorans genomic region, the following are encoded:
- a CDS encoding DUF937 domain-containing protein encodes MSGLLDLLSSPMGKQLISGVASQTGNSTDQTGSVLSMALPVLMGAMKKNASSPEGAQGLMSALSGKHDGGILDNLGGLFSGGVDQSVMDDGAGILGHVLGGKQAQVENALSQKSGMDAGSVATILKVAAPILLGYLGKQTKEQNVSDSNGIGDLLGNLMGGGDSGNQQQSLIESFLDSDGDGSILDDVASMALGGKKGGIGGMLGGLFGK; translated from the coding sequence ATGTCAGGATTATTAGACTTACTAAGCAGCCCTATGGGCAAACAATTAATAAGCGGCGTAGCCAGCCAAACGGGCAACTCTACCGACCAAACCGGTAGTGTGCTTAGTATGGCCCTCCCCGTTTTAATGGGCGCAATGAAAAAAAATGCGTCTTCTCCCGAGGGGGCACAAGGATTGATGAGCGCCCTATCGGGCAAGCACGACGGGGGTATCTTAGATAATCTTGGCGGACTTTTCAGTGGAGGTGTGGATCAATCGGTAATGGACGATGGTGCAGGTATTCTTGGTCATGTCCTAGGAGGAAAACAGGCTCAGGTTGAAAATGCATTAAGCCAAAAGTCAGGAATGGATGCAGGTTCCGTTGCTACCATATTGAAAGTAGCGGCCCCTATTCTATTAGGATACCTAGGAAAACAGACCAAAGAACAGAACGTTAGCGATTCCAATGGCATTGGCGACCTTTTAGGAAACTTGATGGGTGGCGGTGATTCCGGTAACCAACAACAGTCTTTGATCGAATCTTTTTTAGATTCCGACGGTGACGGAAGTATACTTGACGATGTAGCCTCTATGGCCCTTGGTGGTAAAAAAGGAGGAATTGGCGGTATGCTAGGCGGTCTCTTCGGAAAATAG